GGATGAAAAGAAAGTAGAATTCTCAACTACACTGAAAGAAAGACAGGTAAGGATGGAAAAACACCGGGAAGCCGAAAATAAGCCGGATGAAGGACAGGATAAAGACATGCTCGACAAACTGTGGAGTGATACTGCCGGAAAGATCGAATTGACCGGCAAACGGCTTACCGGAATAGAAGTAAATCTTTCTAAACACAATGACGGCTTGGTACGGATCAAAGTTTTTGAGAAGGAATTGAAGGAAAAAGAACAATTACACCAGGATTGGGCCAAACTCAATGATCTGCTGGGTTCGGCCAACGGCGATAAGTTCAAGAAAATTGCCCAGGGATACACACTGGACGTATTGCTGGGATATGCCAATAAACATCTCGGGGAACTAACCGAAAGATACCGGTTGGAAAAAATCCCGGGAACCCTATCCCTTCAAGTGATTGACAACGACATGCTCGGTGAAGTACGCACGATCCACTCCCTTTCGGGCGGTGAGTCCTTCCTGATCTCATTGTCCCTTGCACTGGGTCTTTCTTCACTTTCATCCAAAAAGATGAAAATAGAATCGCTGTTCATTGATGAAGGTTTCGGTTCGTTGGATATCAACACGTTAAGTATAGCGATGAATGCATTGGAAAACCTGCAGACACAGGGACGGAAAATAGGGGTGATATCGCATGTAGAAGAAATGAAGGAACGGATATCCACGCAGATCCAGGTAATCAAGTCTGCTAACGGCAAAAGTTTTATTGAAATAAAAGGATGAGAAGTTATATTTATAAAAATATTTGTTCGTAAAATTACAAGCAAAAATAACAGACAGGTTCCGACCACTTATTTATTGAAATGAAAAAAACTTAATTTCAAATTCATATCATTCATAGATCATCATGTCATCTTTGTCATATGAATGATAATTTAATCAATAAAAACAGATGATCATGAAAAAGTTTGTAATGTTATCCATGTTAGTAGCCATATTAATGGGCCTATTGGTCCAATTACAGGCACAACCAGCTCCCAAAGGCCCCGGAAGAGGTCTTGAACAGGTCGCCACAATCAGCGGAAAAGTATCTGAATGGACTTATAATGATGATTTTATTTATGATGGTCTTTACCTGCAAACAGACCAGGAAAAAATTTTTGTGAAATTTCCACCCCATTTGGGTACCCAGATGAGATCTGCAGGGGAGAAGCTGATAGTGAACGGAGTATTCAGATATACTCCTGAAGGGAAACAGGAATTAAAAATGGTCAGTATCGAAGGAAATGGCTGGACCGTATACGACCAGAAGCCGTTACCACATACTCCTTCCCGGGAGACATCTATTAATGGAACGGCTAAAGTCAGTCAGCTACAATTAAATAAACGTGGAGATGTATCCGGTTATATCCTTGAAAACGGAACTATTCTAAGAATTCCGCCACATGTAGCAGCACAGTTATCACAAATGGTCCAAACAGGATCAGAAATCGGATATACCGGTGTGGAGAAAACACTGAAAGATGGCGAAGTACAGGTCCAGAATTACAAAATAGTCCGCTGCCAGACCATATCGATCAATGGAACACAATATTTGGTAAAATAATCGTGGATAGGAATTTTCGAAGGTAGGCCCCGGCCTGCCTTTTCCTTTAAAAAATTAAATTTGTAATGCTTTATTTAACGGACAATACTGGATGAAAATATTAATTATAGAAGATGAAAAGGAATTGGCTTTGTTTGTAGAAAAAGGACTGAAGCAAGCCGGCTATGCTGTCGAAACGAGCAATGACGGAAGTAAAGGTTTGGAATTAGCCGCTTCGGATTGTTTTGATTTGATCCTTCTCGATCTGATGCTTCCGGGAACCAACGGATTCGATGTTCTGAAAAATCTTCGCGACTTTGGCATAGCCACACCTGTAATCATTATCAGTGCGTTATCTAATACCGAGCATGTGGTAAAAGGGTTGGATCTTGGTGCTGTAGATTACATAAAAAAACCATTTGACTGGGATGAACTTCTGGCCCGTGTACGTGTCATCCAGAAAAAACATACGGACAGCAGTTCCACAGCTATACATATTGATGATCTTACGATAGACATACTGGGAAGAAAAGTAAACCGGAAAGGAAAAGAAATCAAACTGACAGCTAAGGAGTTTATGCTCCTTGAATACCTTGCCCGTAACGCCAACCGCATTGTCAGTAAAAGCCAGATCATGGAACACGTATGGGAGCTGAATTTCGATCCCGGAAGTAATATCGTTGAAGTACACATGTATCAGCTACGTCAGAAAATAGACAAAGAATTTAACCATCCTCTTATAGAAACGATAATAGGGCTGGGTTATACTCTTCGAGGAGAGAAAAAATAACAGACATAATTCATTTTGAAAAATATCTTCCGACATATCAGTCTCCGCACCAGAACATGCATTTATTTTATTTCAGGATTTTCCTTATTATGGATTATCGGTAACATAGCCTTGTTCCATCAGTCCAAAAATACATTATGGTATAATTTCAATGAGCAACTGAAGGCCAAAGCCATCGTCGTAGCAAAGAGTGTCAGTATCAATCCAAGAGTTGTTCCTTTGCCTGAAAGCGGGGAAAATTTCATCATTGTACATATAGACACTTATGACGATATTGATACCCTCTTTTCCCCTCCTCCGCTTTTCTACGAACAACTAATGAAAAGCCGGCGTGTAGAAATAGAAGAAGAAACAGATGAAGGACGGATCACAATCTTATATGCCGCACCTTCGGATGAAGTGGAGAGCTCGATTACCAGGTTAATATACATACTCATCTTTATTTTTATTATAGAGATATTACTGACGATAGTACTAGCATACTGGCTTTCCGGGAAACTGATCAAACCGATCAAACAATTGATTCGACTGGCAAACACCGTCAATTTACACAACAATACCGAATTACTGAAAGAATCAGGATATGAAGATGAATTGCAGCAGCTCATAGTTTCTTTCAACCGGATGTTATCCCGTATCAAAGAGCAAAGTGAAGAGCAAAATGCTTTCTTTGCCTCGGCATCACATGAATTGAGAACACCTCTGAGCCTCATGCAGAC
This sequence is a window from Bacteroidales bacterium. Protein-coding genes within it:
- a CDS encoding ATP-dependent exonuclease — encoded protein: DEKKVEFSTTLKERQVRMEKHREAENKPDEGQDKDMLDKLWSDTAGKIELTGKRLTGIEVNLSKHNDGLVRIKVFEKELKEKEQLHQDWAKLNDLLGSANGDKFKKIAQGYTLDVLLGYANKHLGELTERYRLEKIPGTLSLQVIDNDMLGEVRTIHSLSGGESFLISLSLALGLSSLSSKKMKIESLFIDEGFGSLDINTLSIAMNALENLQTQGRKIGVISHVEEMKERISTQIQVIKSANGKSFIEIKG
- a CDS encoding response regulator transcription factor, with translation MKILIIEDEKELALFVEKGLKQAGYAVETSNDGSKGLELAASDCFDLILLDLMLPGTNGFDVLKNLRDFGIATPVIIISALSNTEHVVKGLDLGAVDYIKKPFDWDELLARVRVIQKKHTDSSSTAIHIDDLTIDILGRKVNRKGKEIKLTAKEFMLLEYLARNANRIVSKSQIMEHVWELNFDPGSNIVEVHMYQLRQKIDKEFNHPLIETIIGLGYTLRGEKK
- a CDS encoding GHKL domain-containing protein encodes the protein MKNIFRHISLRTRTCIYFISGFSLLWIIGNIALFHQSKNTLWYNFNEQLKAKAIVVAKSVSINPRVVPLPESGENFIIVHIDTYDDIDTLFSPPPLFYEQLMKSRRVEIEEETDEGRITILYAAPSDEVESSITRLIYILIFIFIIEILLTIVLAYWLSGKLIKPIKQLIRLANTVNLHNNTELLKESGYEDELQQLIVSFNRMLSRIKEQSEEQNAFFASASHELRTPLSLMQTRIQVLLQDKAIGEELRKSYLEQLKDVRQMIRMVNDFLLMSELKNGRILIAKTTCCLPEVLDRVLLQYKQPADERELRFKVSFIPYDADFIVRADEDKLQIILGNLINNSLKYSEKGSLIRILFEKKTDDISVMISNSIRKDINPDISLLKKSFYHSHPLHSEGYGLGLWISNRLSEMQGFHLSFILKEHIFEAKLCLYQE